The sequence TTGCAGTTTGAGCAgattcttcttcatcatccacATCTAAAACTGCAAATTTGTTTGCAGAAGAAGTTCCACTCAGCCAGTAATTTGGCAGTTTGCTTTGACTCAGGGTTgatgttgctttaatttttttgctactgGCAGTCGACGTTGAGACCTTTGTAGGTGAGTTTCGAACCCTTTTAAACGCAGTTTGCTTTTTTGGTGTAGCTGATTGCGTAGAGGCAGACAAAATGGTCGCTACCATTAGTTCTGTcgatgcagttgttgttgtaccatTTGAAGCTACAGCTGAACAAGTAGTTGTcgatgaatttgttgtggtAGTTGTGGGCATACCAGTTGTGCTCACGCATGATGTAGGGAATACGGGACTGTTGATTTGATTATCAGCATAGCGCTCTGCGCTCCATGGCAATAATGTAGAGCGCATGTTGTTATTGCAGCTTATGGGAGCTGACTGTATTGGCCCGTTTGTTTTTGATCCGCTTTGTGCTAAATTCGCGCACGGCATTGAGTTCGAGTTTTCGATATGTAGCGGCACTGTTTGCGGAGTAAGAGTTTTAGTCTCACTTGTGGATCGTGTTCTCTCCCAAGGGGGAGAACGTATCACACTCAtggttatatatttattttttgtttatttggtaGCTATTTTgctatgttttcttttttgaatttgtttagaTATGTATTGGCTTATCGGCAAATGAAGTAGAAACATACAATAAACTTTGATGGCACCGCACTTCCATAAAATGCTCATAATCGCGTACACGCGGTTCAATTGCAATGTGATTGACACTCAATGAACTTTCGTAACCAAAATGCACTTCATGTGAAGCGCAGTTATGACAAGTTATTTTAAAGAAGCCTTAAACTCTATCTTTCATTCGGATTATAAATCACTTGGGGGCTTAACAAGTATGTGCTTGCATTGAAAATCAATACATTTCAGCTGTGGAAAGATGTCTATAAATTTTGCTGTCTCAATATTGTAGTGTCTAATCTCTTAACAGAAATGGAAAACTTCAATCATTGAGTGTACCTGGGTTTTTAAAATCTGTGATTGGAAACGATTTGCGCTCTTGGTTCCGGCACTACTGGCCTAAGCAATTCGTTTCCTTCAGCATCATTGGAAGGGGAAATTGCTGAGCCAACAGGACGTGAACCATAATGTTtctaaatacataaattcatatattatGGGTTCATTAGATGCAGACAATCGTCCAAATCATCCCACGCTCAGCTGTATATTCTTGATATGGATCAAGCAATCGACATTAGGGCACAGCACAATTCAAATTGCCATACGTTTTTGCTGAAATAAATTCATGGAATGCTTGCGAACATTAACTCTTTAGCTCGTGAGTATAAGCCTATGGGGCCGATGGAACCTGAAGAAGAGCAGAGAGCAAGACAAGAAAATCGGGGATGATGCCGATCAGGTTAGCAAGCTACTTTTTAACAGCTTTAGTGACCGATCTTATAACTAACCAAACTGCTCCGAAATCGCGGGCGTTTTTATAACTGAAGATTGTGAACCACCTGCAAATCGAAATTTACGAATATTTGCACGTAACTTTGCAATTCAGAACTTATCATTGGTGAAAACGCCATACAGATTATGCTATCCTTTAATAATCCTCTTTAGTTGCCATATGACGAGCTTGGATATGATGAAACTCTcctgtataaataaatttatcgaACGGGATTTCCTTTTGCGTATTCGAGAAGGTAGAGAAATCTCCACAGACTCAAAAATATAGATACCAAAAGAGATTATTAGCTAGATGGTAATTTGTTCGATTGTGTATTTGAACTTCAATCCGGATGAAAATCATGAGTCCAAAAAATGACCACTATtcgataaataaaaatgaaatggttaATATTTTGCCCGGAGAGTAAATGCTTTATTATTGGCACCGTTTAtaagttgtttttgaaaatctcCAGGAGCAAGTCAGATTCCCtacagaatttttaaactcacttAATTCTAGTTGCTGATCATGAATTACGGCTAAAAGTTGGAACAGTTGTCATATTAACCCGCAATCTTAATACCAATAGCAATAGTTGGTTTCCGAACGGAAGATTACTTTACGCATGACATCTGTACGTGACTTTGAGTATACAAGTTAAACCAAACCAAGTTAACGAACTCTTTACAtcttatattctttttaataaaattgcttactcaattttcatattgatttctgcaataatgcaagtattattaaaattgctaactcaaatttcatattgatttctgcaataatgcaagtattataaagttgcttatttaagttcctagaattaagtcacgccacaatttttattaatataaattaagtagTTTACTTGTTTAAGCGGCTTTGTTGGTTTTGGGAAGTTAGTGAATAAAGTGCGGTCAGATGGatcggtaataaaaaattttttttttttttagaacttatattttacaagttcttaactggcgcccgagcaaaaTTGGTTTATAAGTAACCATCACGATTAAGCAAAGAACGAGGCCCCCGAGTATCCTTGCGGAAAAAAGGACGCGTTTTGGAACACAGCCGCTTTGCTagtgaaaaacttaaattaaccaAACGGTTTAtgtgtaaaaacgaaaaaaacacaCACGCTATTCAAAGCTGTGAATTAAGAAcacaacatttaaaataaaaattttaaagtaaaaacattaaaataaccaaacgttttatgtaaaaaaacaaaaagctaataATAGCTGTGAACTGAAAAGTGCTAaaccgaaaacaaaaatttgtaaagtgaAAACCACAGAAGACCTAAGGGTTTATATAAGAATACGCGCGAACTAATACTATGAATCTGcaacaaaaaacctaaaataatTTATGGACAAGAACTGAGCAAGGATAATTCTGTGAAAGTGAGAAGCAGCCCTGATACAACAAAGAGGATTTTTCTGTGCTAAAAACTGTGATACGCCATAGAGGACCCTTCAACACCAGAACGAGAGCAGCTCTGTATTTAATATAGTAAGCTATCTAATACTCGtaattaagaattataaaaataatatttaagtatcCTTTTAAACATATTACGTCTTTATTTTCCCCattaaataagagaaaaaaaaatctctaaaaacagttacttgtgcttcagttaaattttttttttttaaatggcaaaTCCGAATAATTTGGTAAGGCCTCCCACACTTCCCTCAAATTCCGCTCCTAGTACTTCGCAAAATGCTCAGTTAAGTTTAGACGATTTAAGAGTTCTTATTTCGGGTATAGTGGCGGACGTTTTTAGAAACCAAGGACTTCAGGCTATCCGAGAAACTCTCAATCCAAACGCTGGATTAGCCAATATTAGGGACCAACCAATAGACAGACAGGGGGAAAATCTAAATGATATGGTCAAAATACCGGACGTCGTGAAATCTTTAAAAGAAATCTCTGGGCAACCAGGAGAATTTAATTCGTGGAAGAAAAGTGTGGACAGAATTTTGACAATATACGAACCTATAAAGGGAACACCGAAATATTACGGAATTTTGAGTGtgatcagaaataaaatcacagGTAACGCTGACATAGCGTTAGAATCTTATAACACACCGTTAAATTGGAGTGCAATCTCACAATGTTTAATCACACATTATGGGGACAAACGTGACCTATCTACTCTGGAATATCAGATGACAACTCTGGTACAAGGTAGTAATAGCATCcaagaattttaccaaaaagtgtacTCACATCTTTCACTAATATTGAATAGATTAGGATGTCTTGAAATGGGTAATGAATCTCTTACTCTGCTGACAAAGGCATATAGGGACAAAGCTCTCGACACCTTCATTAGGGGTTTAAATGGCGACTTGCCTCGCCTCTTAGGGATCAGAGAACCGGTGGACTTGCCACAGGCTCTCCACCTTTGCCTAAAGCTGGAGAATCAAAGCTTTCGCTCGAACCATGCTTACAACGGAAGATGGAAACCACCTTCACAGCAATACTCAAAGCGAAACTCTGGACAACAGCAGAAACCAATATTTCACCCACAATTAGCCTATATTCCGCAACcaaggcaattattttttaaccaacGAGAACAAAGTAACGCGATCCCTCCTCGTCCACCTAGGCCACAGCCAAAGCCAGAACCCATGGAAGTGGACTCAAGCATGCACTCTcgtagaataaattatatgaatagGCCACAACCAAACCAACATTTTGGAAAAAGGCCACAACAATTCGGTAATcatcaacaagcaaaaaatcAGAGAACGTATCATTTTAATACGACTGGAATAACAAACGAACAACGGTTAGATGAGGATAAGCAGTTTGGTGAACCAAGTGACATCCATTTTTTAGCATGATAAGCTCTTCGTTGCCATATTTTGAAGTAAGGCCGGAGAGCGGAAAGacgctaaaatttttattagatacaggatcaagcaaaaattatgttaaGCCGGAATTAGTGAGTAAGcgtatagcaaataaaaatccattttttgccaGGTCAATAGTAGGCGACATAAAAATTAGCGAGCATACATTTGTAAAACTCTTTAAgttagataataaaataaaattttacctaaTGCCCTCTCTAAAAACATTCGATGGTATTTTGGGGAACGATACCCTTAGGGAAATAGGGGCAGTTATCTAtaccaatgaaaatattatggtaTTAAGTAATGGTTTCAAAGTACACCTTAAGCAACTCCCGACGCATTGtgtaaatgcaataaacattgaagaggaaaatttgtcaaacgaacaaaagaaaggaatgaaaataattgcaaatacatATAGTAACCTTTTTTCAGAACCGGATGAAAAGCTTACGTATAGAACTAGAGTAGTGGGCGAAATTAGAACCACGACAAACTCGCCTGAGTACACGAAGCTCTACCCTTACCCTGCTTCATAAAATCGAAGTAGAGAGTCAAATAGAAAAGCTTCTAAAAGATGGAATCATAAGACCATCTAGGTCTCCTTTTAACTCTCCGGTATGGATAGTTCCTAAGAAACCAGaccaaacaggaaaaaaacAATATAGAATGGTCATAGACTATAGGAAGTTAAATTCAATCACAATTGCCGACAGATATCCCATTCCAGAGATTTCAGAAGTCATCTCTCAACTACgaactagtaattttttttcagttcttgACCTTAAAAGTGGATTCCATCAgattccactaaaaaaatctgataTGGAAAAAACTGCGTTCAgcataaataatggaaaatatggATTCACACGGCTACCGTTTGGCCTAAAAAACGCACCGTCAATTTTCCAGCGTACGCTTGACGATGTCCTACGGGAATACATTGGAAGATGCTGCTATGTTTACATAGATGACATCATTATTTTCAGTAAATCAGaagaagaacattttaaacacataaaaaacatattcaaagCTTTGGAAGAATCCAATATGAAAGTGCAATTAGACAAatgcaagtttttcaaaaaagaagtaGATTTTTTAGGCTACGTTATTACACCCCATGGGATTAAAACTAATCAGGAAAAGGTTAGGgctatacaaaattttcctGAACCACAAACCCTTAAAGAGCTTCGTAGTTTTCTTGGCATGTCAGGATACTATAGGCGGTTCATCAAGGACTACTCAAAACTTGCCAAGCCCCTGACATCccttttaaggggggagggagGACGAACGTCCAAAAATAAATCCGCAAAATTACGAATAAGTTTAAATGATGATGCTAAGGAATCTTTtgccaaaataaataatgcacTCACCTCAGAAGATATAATATAGTACTTCCTTACCCAGATTTTAGTAAAGATTTTGAGCTAGTAACAGATGCCTCAAACTTTGCTATCGGTGCAGTCCTTTCACAAAATGATAGACCAATATCATTTATCTCTAGAACTTTAAATAAAACGGAGGAGCATTATGCGGCTAACGAAAAGGAAATGTTAGCTATAATATGGGCTCTGAGCTCTTTGAGAAATTACCTGTATGGGTCGGTTAAGGTCAAAATATTCACAGACCACCAGCCGTTAACCTATGCGCTAAGCAATAAGAATAACAACAGTAAAATGAAGAGATGGAAGGCTATACTCGAAGAGTACAATTACGAAATGTTCTATAAGCCAGGAAAGGCGAATGTTGTAGCAGATGCTCTATCTAGGATAACGGAGCAAGAGTTAAACACGCTATCAATAGCCACGAACTCAGACGAAAGTTCGGCTCATAATTTAATCCTTGGTGTTGAGGCACCTATAAATGCCTTTAAGAATCAAATATTTCTGAATAGAGACGTAATGTCATCTTATCAATTTAGAATAATATTCCCCACGTACCACCGTCATATTATAACAGAACAAGATTATTGCGAGGAGAAATTGATTTCCATTTTGAAGAGATAAAAACGGACGAACAAATTATGGGAAAAATACAGGAATTGTACCCATTACACTTcctgaaatacaaaataagcTTCACCCAAGTAATGGTGGACGATATAATTAGCAAAGAAGAACAGGAGAATATCATAATCAGGGTGCATGACAGAGCACACAGGAACTGTAAAGAAAATCGTACTCAAATTCTTGAATTCCTATTTCCCCTCAATggcgaacaaaattaaaaaaattataaaaaaatgcgtaatttgtaaagaaaacaaGTATGATCGTCACCCAATGAAACCCCAAATCCAGCCAACACCCATACCACGTTGCCCCGGTCAGATAGTTCACCTAGATATATTTGTGGTGGGAAAGGAACTAGTGCTAACAgcaattgataaattttctaaatacgcTATGGCAAAGCCCATAAAGTCCAGAGCGGCAGAAGACATACGGCAACCTCTAAGAGACATTCTCTTTTCATTCATTCCTGAAACGTTGGTCATGGACAACGAAAAATCCTTCTATTCAGAATCTATTAAGTTCATGATAGAAAATGAGTTCGGAACACAAATTTTTCGAACAGCTTCGAACACTGCAAGAAATAATGCGTTGTCTACAATGCGGAAAAATACACCGGTCATTCCAGGAATTATTAGAAAGAGCAGtaaaagaatataatttttcagtgcACACAGTTACAGGGAAAAGACCAATGGAAATATTCTTTGGTAGAAGAGTTAGTAGTAACCCAGAGTTCCTAGAAAAAGACAGGCAAGAAACAGTGAA comes from Anastrepha obliqua isolate idAnaObli1 chromosome 6, idAnaObli1_1.0, whole genome shotgun sequence and encodes:
- the LOC129250092 gene encoding uncharacterized protein LOC129250092, whose amino-acid sequence is MSVIRSPPWERTRSTSETKTLTPQTVPLHIENSNSMPCANLAQSGSKTNGPIQSAPISCNNNMRSTLLPWSAERYADNQINSPVFPTSCVSTTGMPTTTTTNSSTTTCSAVASNGTTTTASTELMVATILSASTQSATPKKQTAFKRVRNSPTKVSTSTASSKKIKATSTLSQSKLPNYWLSGTSSANKFAVLDVDDEEESAQTANSGQIKDPPSQNINANKDVKEKNNKPPPIYVQGVEYNHTFAGVITAGVSVPVQIPAQSASDLTSTSYWPRLQ